In Camelina sativa cultivar DH55 chromosome 16, Cs, whole genome shotgun sequence, a single window of DNA contains:
- the LOC104751448 gene encoding uncharacterized protein LOC104751448: MALLTFLPENAEPPQKHNPPSSKRKKRENPTDQTQPHKQKPHKPQKSKKAVLPKQPSSWDQIKNLLTCKQIEGSRVHDPSKNSQPAPSITTNLSPSKLGSSCSSICSFRDVAHGNTRVVHRADHSPDVANSTAPDSETRLLTRKPGQHGSSSSRSLTSGSTRSNASGSYTSSSTTSFRAMQFRKLSGCYECHMIVDPSRYPISPRVCACSQCGEVFPKLESLELHQAVRHAVSELGPEDSGRNIVEIIFKSSWLKKDSPICQIERILKVHNTQRTIQRFEDCRDAVKARALQTTRKDARCAADGNELLRFHCTTLTCSLGARGSSSLCSNLPGCGVCNAIRHGFLGKSAGGGGATATASVGGVRTTASSGRADDLLTCSDDARRVMLVCRVIAGRVKRINLLAAEASATAETKSPVEDSSAVGVSSSGGVFDSVAVNAGVYSNLEELVVYNPRAILPCFVVIYKVLES, translated from the exons ATGGCTTTACTAACTTTCTTGCCGGAAAACGCAGAGCCGCCTCAAAAACACAATCCACCGTCGAGCAAACGCAAGAAACGCGAGAATCCCACCGATCAAACTCAACCGCATAAACAGAAACCACACAAACCGCAGAAATCGAAAAAAGCAGTACTTCCTAAGCAGCCTTCTTCATGGGACCAAATCAAGAACCTATTAACTTGCAAGCAAATCGAAGGATCAAGAGTCCATGATCCTTCCAAGAACTCTCAGCCTGCTCCGTCCATAACTACTAACTTATCTCCTTCCAAGCTCGGCTCGTCGTGCAGCTCCATATGTAGCTTCAGAGACGTGGCTCACGGCAACACTCGCGTGGTTCATAGAGCAGACCACTCTCCCGACGTAGCTAACTCGACTGCTCCTGACTCGGAGACTCGGCTTCTGACTCGGAAACCTGGTCAACACGGTTCCTCTTCGTCTCGGTCTCTTACATCTGGCTCAACGAGATCTAACGCCAGCGGGAGTTACACGTCATCATCAACGACTTCGTTTAGAGCCATGCAGTTCCGTAAACTCTCCGGATGTTACGAATGTCACATGATCGTTGACCCTAGCAG GTATCCAATTTCGCCTAGGGTTTGTGCTTGTTCCCAATGTGGAGAAGTTTTTCCCAAGCTTGAAAGCTTAGAGCTTCATCAAGCTGTTCGTCACGCAG TTTCGGAGTTAGGTCCGGAAGATTCGGGTCGAAACATAGTGGAGATCATATTCAAATCAAGCTGGCTTAAAAAAGACAGTCCCATCTGTCAAATCGAACGGATATTAAAAGTCCACAACACTCAACGTACGATCCAGCGGTTCGAAGACTGCCGAGACGCGGTGAAGGCGCGTGCGCTTCAAACTACCAGAAAAGACGCTCGTTGTGCCGCCGACGGCAACGAGCTTCTGCGTTTCCACTGCACTACTCTCACTTGCTCTCTCGGAGCTCGTGGCTCGTCTTCTCTCTGCTCTAACCTCCCTGGCTGTGGCGTATGCAACGCGATTCGCCACGGATTCCTAGGAAAATCCGCTGGCGGAGGAGGAGCCACCGCAACCGCTAGCGTCGGCGGGGTGAGGACGACGGCGAGTAGCGGAAGAGCTGATGATTTGCTGACGTGTAGCGATGATGCGAGGAGAGTGATGCTTGTGTGTCGGGTAATCGCTGGGAGAGTTAAGCGCATTAATTTACTCGCGGCGGAGGCTTCTGCTACGGCGGAGACGAAGTCTCCGGTGGAGGATAGTTCGGCGGTTGGAGTTTCATCGAGCGGTGGTGTGTTTGACTCGGTGGCGGTCAACGCTGGAGTTTATTCGAATCTGGAGGAGCTTGTGGTTTATAACCCGAGAGCTATATTACCTTGCTTCGTGGTTATTTACAAAGTCTTAGAATCTTGA
- the LOC104751449 gene encoding uncharacterized protein LOC104751449 translates to MKLFHGLRKFLMRLIDLTLPSSSRRPKSSRNGSHDGERFEPPKVSCSSSYYSSHVHYSEAIADCIEFFNKSSAMSCDEDHEAYV, encoded by the coding sequence ATGAAGCTCTTCCACGGATTACGAAAGTTTCTCATGAGGCTCATCGATCTCACTCTCCCTTCCTCCTCTCGCCGGCCCAAGAGCTCACGCAACGGTTCCCACGACGGAGAGAGGTTTGAGCCGCCGAAGGTTTCGTGTAGTAGTTCGTACTATTCGTCTCATGTACACTACAGTGAAGCTATCGCTGATTGCATAGAGTTTTTCAACAAGTCTTCGGCTATGTCTTGTGATGAAGATCATGAAGCTTACGTTTAG